From Pangasianodon hypophthalmus isolate fPanHyp1 chromosome 10, fPanHyp1.pri, whole genome shotgun sequence:
TATTATGCCATCTCGTGAACAGCACATATTCAGTTAAGACTTGAGACTTGACAAGGTATTAGAAGGGTAATGCAGTAACCTTTAAGGAACTAAAGCATCAGGACAAAAAGAACATAGATAGCAATTGTTTTTAAGGTATAATGTGAATCTCACGCATACCAACAAAGTTCCTGAGGATTCAGTGTCAACTACCTGTCACATTGCTTCTAGATAAGTGCATTCACATTCACCACTGCTTATTGCTCAAGAAAGGCCCAATGTTCTATATGGTTTTGTTCTATTGAATATGTTCAGTACTCCATTTGACACTATAGCGTGGATGGAACTGAAATTGCAACACATCTTTAACACTTTAGGGCTTTAGCAGCTCTGCACAGAGTAGCCCAAGTCTTGCTTTTTCAGTCTAGCAATTAAAGGAGACACATAAACCCATCTAAGGTGttctatctattttttttgtcttcctgATTACACATAAATAGATATAACCTATTCACTAAAAGTGGTtacaatagaaataaatacaaaatctgACCAGTATACTTCATGTGTGTAAATTGAACTTAAACTAATTGAAATGTACATCATAAAATACATTAGCTGAACtccaattaaaatatttattttcccatTAGTGGACataaatatagatttatatttttttttttcaaaatatgtttttgtcCTTATAAAACTTTACTTAGCATAAATAAAGGGTAGTATTGGGAAATAAAGTGTCTTTGCAAAAGTGTGTTGTAGTGTCCGTGTGCTTCAGCGGCACCCACAGCCTTCCACCACCATGTCCTGGTAGTTTTTCAGGATCACTCGCTCATACTCATCTAAATAGAGCAGGGAGATGGGGCTCAGGTCTGTGGGCACACAGCATGCCTTGGGAATGTTACTATTCACTGAGTTGACCAGTGTCTGTACAATGGCGTGGTTAGTGGAGTTTAGGTGGTCTGCCAGAGGGAAAGGACACTCTCCCTGGCAGTAAAAAGCATGGTAGCCTGGTGGTGCCACTATCCAGTCATTCCAGCCCACGTCGCTGAAGTCCACATAGAGCGAGTGCCTCCTGCAGTTGGCTTTGTGTTTCTTCTTTGGCTTGTTGACTCGCACTTGCCGTTTCTCCCGAGAGTGGAGCACGTGTCCTTTGCCATCGTGGCTGAACGTCACCAGCAGCGGCCTCATCTGAGGCCACGAGTCTGTGCTGTCATGCAGCGACCTGCTGACTCTGACATGTCTCTTGTAGTCTCTTTCTGCATCGCCTGGGTGAACCACCTCCACCACAAAGCCATGGTTGGTGTTACCCTCTGTGGTCCACCGCAGGACAGCAGGACTCACATCAAAGCTCTCCCACTTGCTCAGGCTGTGCTGAACCAGTCTGGTATCTAGAAGTCTTGTGATAGGCTCTTTAAAAGGAAGTGCAGGCTTGATGATCTCATGGATGTTAATGCGATGGTACCCTGCACTGCTGTTGCTGCTACTGTTCATCATCACCTGCTCCCTGTAAATCCTCAGCTCTGCTGATGTGACAAACTCCTCTCCTGGGATGGAGCTCAGATTAAAGAGGAACCTTTGAGTCGTCTTTCCACTGTGACTTGACAGCTCCTCTGTAGATTCTGGAAGAGATTAAAATATACTCAGGGTACACTCATGTAATTAAATAAGGTGATACATTC
This genomic window contains:
- the bmp2a gene encoding bone morphogenetic protein 2 — its product is MLPVFALLIAQLLFGGCTGLLPEIGRRKNSPHLSQDALDAFELRLLTMFGLKQRPSPSRSAVVPQYMLDLFSTYSATSAEQKHHKAKSTVGRSADRSASRANTVRSFHHDESTEELSSHSGKTTQRFLFNLSSIPGEEFVTSAELRIYREQVMMNSSSNSSAGYHRINIHEIIKPALPFKEPITRLLDTRLVQHSLSKWESFDVSPAVLRWTTEGNTNHGFVVEVVHPGDAERDYKRHVRVSRSLHDSTDSWPQMRPLLVTFSHDGKGHVLHSREKRQVRVNKPKKKHKANCRRHSLYVDFSDVGWNDWIVAPPGYHAFYCQGECPFPLADHLNSTNHAIVQTLVNSVNSNIPKACCVPTDLSPISLLYLDEYERVILKNYQDMVVEGCGCR